In Rhinolophus ferrumequinum isolate MPI-CBG mRhiFer1 chromosome 18, mRhiFer1_v1.p, whole genome shotgun sequence, a genomic segment contains:
- the MAD2L1 gene encoding mitotic spindle assembly checkpoint protein MAD2A: protein MALQLSREQGITLRGSAEIVAEFFSFGINSILYQRGIYPSETFTRVQKYGLTLLVTTDPELMKYLNNVVEQLKDWLYKCSVQKLVVVISNIESGEVLERWQFDIECDKTAKEDSTPREKSQKAIQDEIRSVIRQITATVTFLPLLEVSCSFDLLIYTDKDLVVPEKWEESGPQFITNSEQVRLRSFTTTIHKVNSMVAYKIPVSD from the exons ATGGCGCTGCAGCTGTCCCGGGAGCAGGGCATCACCCTGCGCGGGAGCGCCGAAATCGTGGCCGAGTTCTTCT cATTTGGCATCAACAGCATTTTATATCAGCGTGGCATATATCCATCTGAAACCTTTACCCGCGTGCAGAAATATGGACTCACCTTGCTTGTAACTACTGATCCTGAGCTCATGAAATACCTAAATAATGTGGTGGAACAACTAAAAG ATTGGTTATACAAATGTTCAGTTCAGAAACTGGTGGTAGTCATCTCAAATATTGAAAGTGGTGAGGTCCTTGAAAGATGGCAGTTTGATATCGAGTGTGACAAGACCGCCAAAGAGGACAG TACACCCAGAGAAAAGTCTCAGAAAGCTATCCAAGATGAAATCCGTTCAGTGATCAGACAGATCACAGCTACAGTGACATTCCTGCCATTGTTGGAAGTTTCTT GTTCATTTGATCTCCTGATTTATACAGACAAAGATTTGGTTGTACCTGAAAAATGGGAGGAGTCGGGACCACAGTTCATTACCAACTCTGAGCAAGTCCGTCTCCGTTCATTCACGACCACGATCCACAAAGTAAACAGCATGGTGGCCTATAAGATCCCTGTCAGTGACTGA